The following coding sequences lie in one Moritella viscosa genomic window:
- the pgsA gene encoding cdp-diacylglycerol--glycerol-3-phosphate 3-phosphatidyltransferas (phosphatidylglycerophosphate synthase), which produces MRIMKNIPNILTLFRVILIPFFVLAFYLPIENSFYIAAWIFFVAGATDYLDGYLARRWDVSSKLGAFLDPVADKIMVITALVMVAGDHDRIAATVGEHSALWIMIPTLIMIGRELAISGLREWMADLGKRANVAVGNAGKWKTSFQMMALGGFVWQQGPWMVYLAYIVFYVAMVLTVVSMVQYFSAAWGELTSED; this is translated from the coding sequence ATGAGAATAATGAAAAACATACCAAATATTTTAACTTTGTTTCGCGTGATTTTAATTCCTTTTTTTGTTCTCGCGTTTTATTTACCAATTGAAAATTCGTTTTATATTGCTGCATGGATCTTTTTTGTTGCAGGTGCAACTGACTACCTTGATGGTTATTTAGCTCGACGTTGGGATGTATCAAGTAAACTGGGTGCTTTCCTTGATCCTGTCGCAGATAAAATAATGGTTATCACTGCATTAGTAATGGTTGCGGGTGATCACGACCGTATCGCGGCGACTGTCGGCGAACACAGTGCATTGTGGATCATGATCCCAACGCTTATTATGATTGGCCGAGAGTTGGCTATTTCTGGTTTACGTGAATGGATGGCTGACTTGGGCAAACGCGCTAATGTTGCTGTCGGTAATGCTGGGAAATGGAAAACAAGCTTTCAAATGATGGCGTTAGGTGGTTTCGTGTGGCAACAAGGCCCTTGGATGGTTTACCTTGCTTATATCGTGTTTTATGTCGCAATGGTGTTAACAGTTGTTTCTATGGTGCAGTACTTTTCTGCTGCATGGGGCGAGTTAACAAGCGAAGATTAG
- the uvrC gene encoding UvrABC system protein C (excinuclease ABC subunit C) — MPSKEQFNHQDFLKTVSHQPGVYRMYDHKDVVIYVGKAKDLHKRLSSYFRKTVDREKTRVLVTHITSIDVTVTHSETEALVLEHTYIKRYQPRYNVSLRDDKSYPYILITDHEHPQLTSIRNKNKRKGQYFGPYPSGSAVRESLHLMQKLFPVRQCEDSYYQNRSRPCLQFQLKRCLGPCVKMDNPEEYQQQVELAALFLKGKNIDVINELVVKMEKASQQLAFEEAARYRDQIQALRTIQEQQYVTSDLGEMDVIGFAFKNGIACVHLLFVRAGKVFGSRSYFPKVPANTEMSEVIQAFLLQYYLNKETEQAIPKEILLTELAEDNDLIESSLSQLAGRRIKLTSPKRGDRSKFLRLALTNSETALTTKLATKSTVLNRFKELEKVLKFDGKIQRMECFDISHTGGEQTVASCVVFNRDGPNKADYRLFNISGITGGDDYAAMAQVLDRRFKKVTEIDKIPDILFIDGGKGQMTQAEQVLTQYADNFTVKRPKIIGIAKGVTRKAGLETLILSGALDNVPDIEFYLPSDSAALHLVQHIRDESHRFAITGHRARRNKVKRTSSLENIAGVGPKRRQVLLKFMGGLQQLRSASREEIAKVPGISIDLAEKIYDSLHQ, encoded by the coding sequence ATGCCTTCAAAAGAACAATTCAATCATCAAGATTTCTTGAAAACCGTTTCACACCAACCCGGTGTTTACCGTATGTATGACCATAAAGATGTGGTTATTTACGTCGGTAAAGCGAAAGATCTACATAAACGCCTAAGTAGTTATTTTCGAAAAACCGTTGATCGTGAAAAAACCCGCGTATTAGTCACCCATATTACGAGTATTGATGTAACAGTTACTCACTCTGAAACCGAAGCATTAGTGCTTGAGCATACTTATATTAAACGCTATCAGCCACGTTATAATGTTTCATTACGTGATGATAAGTCTTACCCTTATATTTTGATAACCGATCATGAGCATCCACAACTAACGTCTATTCGTAATAAAAATAAGCGTAAAGGTCAATATTTTGGTCCCTATCCAAGTGGTAGTGCTGTACGTGAAAGTTTGCATTTAATGCAAAAGCTATTTCCTGTGCGGCAGTGTGAAGATAGCTATTATCAAAATCGATCACGTCCGTGTTTACAATTCCAACTTAAGCGATGTTTAGGCCCTTGTGTCAAAATGGATAATCCTGAGGAATATCAACAGCAGGTTGAGCTGGCTGCGCTATTTTTGAAAGGAAAAAATATTGATGTTATTAATGAATTGGTGGTTAAGATGGAGAAAGCCAGTCAACAGTTAGCATTTGAAGAGGCGGCTCGCTATCGCGATCAAATTCAAGCATTAAGAACGATTCAAGAACAGCAGTATGTGACATCTGATTTAGGTGAAATGGACGTTATCGGGTTTGCTTTTAAAAATGGTATAGCCTGTGTTCATTTGTTATTCGTACGTGCAGGTAAGGTGTTTGGTAGTCGCAGCTATTTTCCTAAAGTGCCTGCAAATACAGAAATGAGTGAAGTGATTCAGGCGTTTTTATTACAGTATTATTTGAATAAAGAGACTGAACAGGCGATCCCTAAGGAAATATTGTTAACAGAACTTGCTGAAGATAATGACTTGATTGAATCAAGTTTAAGTCAACTTGCAGGTCGTAGAATAAAGTTAACAAGCCCTAAGCGAGGGGATAGATCAAAGTTCTTAAGGTTGGCGCTTACTAACTCTGAAACAGCATTAACAACAAAATTAGCAACGAAAAGCACGGTACTTAATCGTTTTAAAGAATTAGAGAAAGTATTAAAATTTGATGGGAAAATCCAGCGTATGGAATGTTTTGACATTAGTCATACAGGCGGTGAACAGACGGTTGCTTCATGCGTTGTATTTAATCGAGATGGACCCAATAAAGCAGACTACCGGCTCTTTAATATCAGTGGGATTACGGGCGGGGATGATTATGCAGCGATGGCACAAGTATTGGATCGGCGCTTTAAGAAGGTTACCGAAATAGATAAAATACCTGATATTCTATTTATCGATGGTGGTAAAGGGCAAATGACACAGGCGGAGCAAGTGCTAACTCAATACGCTGATAATTTTACTGTTAAACGGCCCAAAATTATTGGTATTGCTAAAGGTGTGACGCGTAAAGCAGGCTTAGAAACATTAATCTTGTCAGGTGCGTTGGATAATGTACCTGATATAGAATTCTATTTACCCAGTGATTCAGCAGCTTTGCATCTTGTTCAGCATATTCGTGATGAATCTCACCGTTTTGCGATTACTGGTCATCGTGCTCGTCGTAATAAAGTTAAACGTACCAGCTCTTTAGAAAATATTGCTGGTGTTGGACCGAAGCGCCGCCAAGTATTACTTAAATTTATGGGGGGATTACAGCAGTTACGTAGTGCGAGTAGGGAAGAAATAGCAAAAGTACCAGGTATAAGTATTGATTTAGCAGAAAAAATTTATGATTCATTGCATCAATAA
- the varA gene encoding response regulator VarA, which yields MINVFLVDDHELVRTGIRRILEDVRGIKVVGEVSCGEDAVQFCRENQPDVILMDMNMPGIGGLEATRKILRNNADIKIIVLTIHTEEPFPSKVMQAGGAGYLTKSAAPEEVLGAIRKVHSGQRYIAPEIAQQMALSQFSSADENPFQSLSERELQIMMMITKGQRVVDIAEQLHLNSKTVNAYRYRLFSKLNINGDVELTHLAIRHGILDADTL from the coding sequence TTGATTAATGTATTCCTTGTCGATGATCACGAATTAGTCCGTACCGGGATTCGCCGAATTCTTGAAGATGTACGTGGTATTAAAGTCGTGGGTGAAGTTTCATGCGGAGAGGATGCCGTTCAGTTTTGTCGAGAAAATCAGCCTGATGTGATCTTGATGGACATGAACATGCCAGGAATTGGCGGATTAGAAGCGACTCGCAAAATTTTACGGAACAATGCTGATATTAAAATTATCGTATTAACGATACACACGGAAGAACCATTCCCAAGCAAAGTAATGCAAGCAGGTGGTGCAGGCTATTTAACTAAAAGTGCCGCACCTGAAGAAGTATTAGGCGCAATTCGTAAAGTGCATAGTGGGCAGCGTTATATTGCGCCTGAAATTGCACAACAGATGGCATTAAGTCAATTTTCGTCTGCAGATGAAAACCCTTTTCAAAGTCTGTCAGAGCGTGAATTACAAATCATGATGATGATCACGAAAGGGCAACGAGTGGTCGATATTGCCGAACAATTACACCTTAACTCTAAGACGGTTAATGCTTATCGCTATCGCTTATTCAGTAAGCTTAATATTAATGGTGACGTAGAGCTGACTCACCTTGCGATCAGGCACGGTATCTTAGATGCAGATACACTATAA